AAACGCTTGGCTTTCATCATAGCAGGCAGAAGTCGGAGACTTTTCTGCCCTACTGAGTCTGGCTTCCATTCCGAGGTATCGTAAAGAGGGCGTATGCAATACGCCCCTTCGCGTTATCGGGACATCCGCCAATGGCGGATGCCGCCCACATAATGTACACCAGCCACAAAATAAAATAGGCAGAAGTCGGAGACTTCTGCCCTACTGGTTTGTTCGCCTTGGCGGACTGCTGGTGCACGAGGACGTACACCAACCACAAGATTTCAAATTCGCGTTAAGCTCAAAAGTTAATCTACCAATACCTTCTCAAGCCTTTCGCAAAGGTAATCGATTTCTTCATCGTTGATAATTAACGGCGGGGATATTCGGATAGTGTGCCCATGACTGTCATTGGCAAGCACGCCGAGTTTCAGGAGTTTTTGGCAATAGGTCATGGCATTGCCGTTGTTAACCTCAATGCCGATAAACAATCCCTTGCCGCGGACTTCCTTGACATGAGTCGAACGTTTGGCTATTTCGGAAATTTTATCTTTGAGGATTTTACCCATCTTAGCCGAACGTTCGGCAAGTTTCTCGTTTATAATAACATCCAAAGCGGCACTGCCGGCAACGCAGGCTAACGGATAGCCGCCATAAGTAGAGCCATCCTTGCCGGGCTGGAATGCCATATCCATCAGTTTCGTATTGGCTATGAAAACAGATACCGGCACTAAACCGCCGGAAATAGCCTTACCCAGGACAATGCCATCCGGGATAACATTTTCATGCTCGAAGGCAAACATCTTGCCGGTGCGGCCTAAGCCAACCTGAACCTCATCGAAAATAAGCATCAGGTCATTCTTGTCGGAAAGCTCGCGAAGCTCTTTGAGGAAACCATCGGGAGCGGGATACATGCCGCCCTCGCCCTGCATCGGCTCGACTAAAATGCCGCAGGTGTTTTTGTTGATAGCTTTTTCGACCGCTTTAATGTCGCCGAAATCCACCGCCACAAAGCCGGGTGTTAGCGGGCCGAAACCTTCCTTATATTTGTCCGAGGTAGAGAACGATACAACGG
The window above is part of the Candidatus Zixiibacteriota bacterium genome. Proteins encoded here:
- the rocD gene encoding ornithine--oxo-acid transaminase, with amino-acid sequence MNTTKTMNKTEFGFSQLPDSEIIDFERTCGANHYGRLGLVVRKAEGCWLTSIDGTKHLDCLAAYSAANPGHHHPKIVKALVDALNGGYASVLSNMVYTDVLGIFLKKAAETLPQLGLRFGENGNKVLPKNGGVESVETAIKMARYYGYKAKGIPDGKQEIIVFNNNFHGRMITVVSFSTSDKYKEGFGPLTPGFVAVDFGDIKAVEKAINKNTCGILVEPMQGEGGMYPAPDGFLKELRELSDKNDLMLIFDEVQVGLGRTGKMFAFEHENVIPDGIVLGKAISGGLVPVSVFIANTKLMDMAFQPGKDGSTYGGYPLACVAGSAALDVIINEKLAERSAKMGKILKDKISEIAKRSTHVKEVRGKGLFIGIEVNNGNAMTYCQKLLKLGVLANDSHGHTIRISPPLIINDEEIDYLCERLEKVLVD